The proteins below come from a single Papaver somniferum cultivar HN1 chromosome 11, ASM357369v1, whole genome shotgun sequence genomic window:
- the LOC113324863 gene encoding uncharacterized protein LOC113324863: MGSPAFRHTKSLSTTKHELRDWNYNIFGNISTKIIRLESTLQNLLNANNAPNSVVVVLEVQSKLKHWHDIEEDFWRQRGKEEAFKFGERNTAYFHNKTNFRRKRTQIETIQNEMGIWLTEREEIAANLKSHFFKMSRTARPPNVGSYLDHIVPCITAEDKNMLNSIPSHEEVKNVVFSMQPWTTPVPDGFPPGFYHEMWSTLGDDTVSMVRLITDNIVIAHELIDSMKHCKAEKGWMAIKLDMSKAFDRIEWSFLLETLTKLGFDEDFCSMIHQCLSTVSTSIMLNGSPGDIFTPQRA; this comes from the exons ATGGGATCTCCTGCCTTTAGACATACTAAATCCTTGTCTACCACCAAGCATGAATTAAGAGATTGGAATTATAATATTTTTGgtaatatctccaccaagatcaTTAGATTGGAATCTACTTTACAAAATCTGTTAAATGCTAATAATGCTCCtaactctgttgttgttgttttggaaGTGCAATCCAAGCTTAAACATTGGCATGACATTGAAGAAGATTTTTGGAGGCAAAGAGGTAAGGAAGAAGCTTTTAAATTTGGAGAAAGAAATACAGCCTACTTCCATAATAAAACCAATTTCAGGAGGAAAAGGACTCAGATTGAAACTATCCAAAATGAGATGGGAATTTGGCTTACTGAGAGGGAGGAAATTGCTGCTAATTTGAAGAGTCATTTCTTCAAAATGAGCAGAACTGCCAGACCCCCTAATGTTGGCTCTTATCTAGACCATATAGTTCCTTGTATCACTGCTGAAGATAAAAACATGTTAAATAGCATTCCTAGTCATGAAGAAGTTAAAAATGTTGTCTTTAGTATGCAACCTTGGACAACTCCTGTTCCTGATGGATTCCCACCTGGATTCTATCATGAAATGTGGTCTACACTTGGAGATGACACTGTAAGTATGGTTCG GCTTATTACTGACAATATTGTGATTGCCCATGAGTTAATAGATTCTATGAAGCATTGTAAAGCTGAAAAAGGCTGGATGGCTATCAAGCTggatatgtcaaaagcttttgacagaatAGAATGGAGCTTCTTGCTGGAGACCCTAACTAAATTAGGCTTTGATGAAGATTTTTGCAGCATGATTCACCAATGCCTTTCCACTGTCAGCACTTCTATCATGCTAAATGGCTCTCCTGGTGATATCTTTACTCCTCAAAGGGCTTAA